The proteins below come from a single Microtus ochrogaster isolate Prairie Vole_2 chromosome 8, MicOch1.0, whole genome shotgun sequence genomic window:
- the Fgf4 gene encoding fibroblast growth factor 4: MAKRGPATGTLLPRVLLALLVALVGGGAAAPNGTRPVELGRGWDGLVARSLARLPVAAQPPQAAVRSGAGDYLLGLKRLRRLYCNVGIGFHLQVLPDGRIGGVHADTGDSLLELSPVQRGVVSIFGVASRFFVAMSSRGKLFGVPFFTDECKFKEILLPNNYNAYESYAHPGMFMALSKNGRTKKGNRVSPTMKVTHFLPRL; the protein is encoded by the exons ATGGCTAAGCGCGGGCCGGCCACGGGGACACTGCTGCCCAGGGTCCTGTTGGCCCTGCTGGTGGCCCTGGTGGGTGGAGGGGCCGCGGCACCCAACGGCACGCGGCCAGTCGAACTGGGGCGCGGCTGGGATGGCCTGGTGGCCCGCTCGCTGGCGCGCCTGCCGGTGGCCGCGCAACCCCCGCAAGCGGCGGTCCGCAGCGGCGCAGGGGACTACCTGCTGGGCCTCAAAAGACTGCGGCGGCTCTACTGCAACGTGGGCATCGGATTCCACCTGCAGGTGCTGCCCGACGGCCGCATTGGCGGCGTGCACGCAGACACCGGCGACA GCCTTCTGGAGCTCTCCCCGGTGCAGCGGGGCGTGGTGAGCATCTTCGGAGTGGCCAGCCGGTTCTTCGTGGCCATGAGCAGCAGGGGCAAGCTCTTCGGTGTG CCTTTCTTTACCGATGAGTGTAAATTCAAAGAGATTCTTCTGCCCAACAATTACAACGCTTACGAATCCTACGCGCACCCCGGCATGTTCATGGCCCTCAGTAAGAACGGGCGGACCAAGAAAGGGAACCGAGTGTCACCTACCATGAAGGTAACCCACTTCCTTCCTAGACTGTGA